Within the Carassius gibelio isolate Cgi1373 ecotype wild population from Czech Republic chromosome B4, carGib1.2-hapl.c, whole genome shotgun sequence genome, the region cttggagcacgttataaaacgtattcttaaaatacacatttctgttttaataaatgctcatattaaaacatagcattacacataagtaggtacaaaaataagcAGTGATACacttacgaccccataaaaatttgggtcgcaatggcatttcaaaaggttgcagtgtagttccctgtgtaaacaacttaactgttatgaaaacgtcctcgaaactgtgcgaatttctgcaaactcatctttgttctcttttctgtgtaactgctgctttgtttagctgttgcgcttgcatttgccgcggctttttaaaatggctcggctgcttctgcatagatcaacctaccctcaaagattcgctctgattggatctcttctccattcgtccctcccatatattttcatctcatttttattcgttgactaaagtgtcagttatatttcgtcacgtttttcgtcatcatatctgacttaaAACAGTAGGCGAAAAGTACCCGGATGACCTACTACTTCCGGCGAGATTCCGAAGTGCGCATacgatggacactttactatcccatgatgcCACGGGGGAGGAGTTTTCGTCGTTATATTTGAAAATGGCGGAAAGCGGAGACGCGGCTCTATTCAAGTGTAAGTACtttataaagcattttttgtttctttgtgtttacattttatttgtttaacatcATATAAGTAAACGATTGccttgttaaaaaaatgtaaattgagGGTGTCCTTTTCCAgccaattcagaaaaaaatagttttattattattagggaatAGTCCGAGCAGATGTAAATCAGCTAGCTAACACTGCTTTCTTTAAACAAAGAAGTTCGTTGTTTAGTAGTTTAATGAGATAAAACGTTTTTATTTCTCCTTTACCAGTGttgatattatgaaatatttgatGGTTAACGTTACATAGCAAGCTGCTGTTAACAACTGTTAACAAGTTAACGTTACCTCAGCTTTTCCATGAAACATTAATAGATTTACCATGGTTCATCATGTTAAATTCTGTGTTGATTTTGTAGGGACTGATGAACACACCCGTGTTCTTATACAGTGGAGAGTGGCTAATGAAGCCCTCTTCACTGGAAAAAGAAATGCAGCAATTAAAGGTTTTGAGTAAGTAACGTTATACAAGACAAATGTAATATGTTAATTTATTGTAGTGTAGATTCAATAGTAAGTTCGTTGTAGATGTTAAAATTTCTACTCAAGCTCTTACTGCATTCATGTTATGcttgatttctgtgcatttattGCAGAGTTTTTATCACAGAGCAAAGGCTGGAGGGCAAAATGTCTGCTCTTCAGATCAAAAAAAAATGGGAGAAcctgaaacaaaaatataaagtaagatatttttattattattattattattgtacccTAAAATGAGAATTGTCATGATTGAATCATGCTGATGTTTGGCCCTGTAATGCGATCATTTAACAAATCATATGTTTACAATGTAATTGACTGTCTTGATATtctgttttcaaatatttgtaggATCTGAAATGTCCACAGACTGGGGTGAGCACTGAGGATGGGGGGGTTACAGCAGCATCCTGGAAATGGTATTCTGCCATGGATGAGGCAATAGGGGGCAGACCCTCCATCACACCACCCACCCTTATTGCCTCATCTGGCCCGGATGTTGCTGTTACCTCTCCATCCTCAGTGAGGTTAGAACGTGAAAGAGTAGGGAGGAAAAGGAAAGATTTTGAGGAGTTGATTCGAGAGATGGAGGAGAGGGaagctgaaagagaaagagatgccATTGAAAGGGAGGAGAGGCGATGGAGAGAGATGGAGGAAaaggaggaaagaaaagaaagagaacgAAGAGAGCATGAGAAGAGACTAGAACAGGAGgccagagaaagagaagaaagaagagaccgagaagtgagagagagagaaagggagacaaaagagagagaggaaagatttcttcagctcttagaaataattgcaaaaaaataaaggaaTCAAATGGTACACACtctctttaatttatttgttagtaAGTTCACTGTGTCATGCTGGTTGTGCAAGTTTTATTACAAAACACTTAATTCCCAGGGATTTGCAGTAGCTAGATTGCCAGTTGTAAAGTGCTTAATATGTGGCATTgagtaattaatattttttaagtgatatgtatgtgtattttgtagcAGATTCCAGATGGTTTTTGAAACAAGTGCCGCACTGTAGATAAATGCCCACACACTCCAGACACcggtaaaatgtatttgttttatttttgtgtatttaacttttaaatggaTACACAATACAAAGCTTAAAACAAAATCACATAATTTTGGCAAAGTAGTATAATAGAGCTTAAAGCACCACCAAAAggaaaagtattaaaaacatttttatcatagtgtcatgatgaggaaagaaAATTAACTTCAGCAGCTTCAGTAATGTACTTTTCACAGGTTTCTTAAAGCTCTAAAGGGACTTTGATACTAGCAATTTCATTTGTAGGGCATCGCTTTAAAATAATTCAATGTATGTTCTTTTCAAAGCATGTGTACAAGATGAGGACTTTACACCTTGGGAAATTTTggatttaaagtaaataatttgtaatttagATCAAGTATGTGATATGTAGTTATGATGTCAAAGATTTGGTATACAAATTCACACACAGCCTAAGGCAGTGTGCCAGTGGTTGGTGGGTGTCACCTCTAGGGACCACTGTAGCTCCGAGATCCCCTGTCGATTAGCCTGGGTCTGTAATATCCCCAGTTACCATGTGCAGCCGCGAGGAGGCCCGACAGGAGTCTTGATGATGGAGAGGCTTTGTCCAGCGGCAGTAAGCTGTAAGACAGAGGGATGCACACAGATAGCCATGCACCTCTCTAACTACTACTACTGCACTGTACGCATCACAGCACCCTGTGGGctgtgcccacacacacacacaactaactATTTACAAATTAACTAACATAGACAAGCTGGAACACTGTCAATCTAAGAACAAGAACTGATTTTAACCTGTGTTAAGTGTCCTACAGGTAATCGTGCTCATGAAGAGCAGGCACACAGTTGCCAGGTGCAGACACCGCTGCAGCTAAATTGTCCCGCACGTGCTCTCCTGCGCTGGCTTCTGTGTTGCAGGGTTCAGGTGGGCCATCGTCATCCTCTGCAACTTCTGGATCAACTATGTCCCCATTAATAAGACAGAGGTTGTGGAGCACCGTGCAGCATGCAATGACCTCTGGCACAAAAGCAGGGCTGACTTCCAGTGCCTTGAAAAAAATGGAACGCCAGCGCGTTTTCAGCATCCCGAAGGCCCTCTCCACGATGTTCCATGCACGAGAATGCTTCCTGTTGTAGCGAGCCTGTACAGCATTCTGTACAGGCTCTCTGTATGGCGTCATGAGGCAGATGGGCGCACTCAGGCAAGGATACCCTCCATCTCCAAGGATGCATTTTCCTGCAGGTGGAAACAGGCGGCCAGTGTACACAGGGCTGTTCTTCAGCACCCTGGCATCGTGCACAGACCCAGGATACCCCACAAAAACGTCAAGGAACTTCCCCTGGTGGTCAGTGATGGCCTGCAGCTGTACAGAGTTAAAGAGCTTTCGATTAAAGTAGCACTGCACATCACTTGCTGGTGGTTTGATGCGGATGTGACAGCCATCTATAGCACCAGATACTACTTTGAAAGCTGGAGACCCTGCCAGCTGGGCAAAACCTGCTCCCACCACCTCCAGGTCATCCGCACTGGGGAAAGCGATGAGCTGCCTCAAAATCCCGATGACTGCCTTGCTCATTCTGTGCACAATGTCGTGCACAGTAGACTTCGGGATGTCAAAGGCGAGTGACACTACCCGGTATGATGCTGCATGGGCCAGCCAGTAAAGGAACACGAGCACCTCAACATCCTTTTCCCAGCCATGGTCGCATTCAGGTTTCACTGCAGCAATCAAGGACTGGATGGACTGCCGTGAAAGTCGTAGGTTGGGGCGGAGGTCAACTCCATCTTCAAAATACAGCCGAAGAATTGGCACAGCAGCATTCAAGTGGCAGTAGGTTGTAGGGCTCACAATCTGTAAacatgtatatagttttattttagaatACAACTTTAATTAACAAGATACTTGTTTCTTGTGTTggcttatttataaatatagtatgtctgtatttatgtatacaatccatttttttatgcatggtgtatttgaaaatatgtttgtgtttatattttatatatatatatatatatatatatatatatatatatatatatatatatatattataaatataatgaagACATCAGATGTAAAAGTCTCTAAGTGTCAATTGAAATTTTCTCctagaattatattatatatcatgtTTATTCATCGATGGTAATAGCACAagcaaataaattactttttcctTGCCAAAAATCAACATGTCATCGTTCACaggtttttgtgtttttctgagGTAAAATCTATTAGCTAAATAAATGATGATACTTACGTTATTTGAGAAATTCCGTAAAAGTTCTCGACGAAGGCGTGATCTGCGAGTAGCTGACCGACGCCTCCTCTGGACTGTGAGCTCGAACGACGTAAAAACGCCGATGAAGGCAGAAAGCAGAACTAAAAACATCGCTCGCAGTTGGTGCAGTCAGTGGAATGGGCTCTTTAAATTTTCGCTGTTATGATGTCACGTGACATGCTCTGGTGACAGCGTATGTCACGTGACATTTCCAATATGGCGCATGTAGTACGTTCGGACTCCATTCATACTACCCgtattcatactatatagaacgtaCTTTTTTAACGGTCGTGAAGTACGTTCTAATTTAAATGTAGTACCTACTCACATAGTAcgcgatttcggacgcagctatagtcttcgtcaacgaaattaacactgctcacagtcatccattgtctgcaacacatttcttctgcctcttcgtctttctgccattttctcttctgctaaagaaactcttaagcctcttaaaagtcctcgtccgtgctcctaacaagttttgTGCTCctttttaagggttaagatgctttctgaatttttTCTTTACTacgattttttctttaattttaagagtaaacgcccacatttctaagaattttcttagaattttgtcactaggagctactttttgcattaagattctttatgaatacaggCCCTGATCTTCACTTCTGGGTTTACTACAGTCGTTACTAAATATTATAGGTAATTGTTTACTTTACTAAAATCATAAGACTAATATAACGAAACATATACTTTTGATTATTTCTTATGTATGTACTTCTAGAGTTAGATATTCTAGATATAACGAACATGTGCAAAAGTGTTGTTTGAGTGCCTCATTACTTTTTACATTTCAACTTGATATGGCTTAACAATATTTATtgaaaactgaatatatatatatatatttttttttttgggggggggggggtataatcTCTTGTAAAAGTTGCAAAAGCACACAAAAACAAGAGAACGTGTGCATTCAAACTATAAATATTTCCATGGACaacataagtaataataataataaaataataatactgttattAGTTCAAAGGAgcaaaaaacgtaaaaaaaaatattcagcacaAGAAGGGCAAAACCATGGCATTTCAGCGGAGGGTTTGTCCACAAGCCCCACACAACTGAAGTGATACCACTGGACTGGCCAGTTCTCGTTGTCACAAGCCAACATTTCTCCCTCCTCTGGTCCAGCACAGAGACACCACACTTTCTTTGTTTTCTTGGTTGCTTTTTTGGCAGGCTTCTTTCTTTGCCTCTTCTCACCTATTTGTTGTGGCTGTGGCTGCTGTAGTTCTGGCCCATGAGTTGGGTAACATACCCTCTTTATGATGGAGAGCTCTGTTCCATAGACGCTATGCATCGAGGAGGCCGTGACTCTCCCTGCCCGTGCACCAAACCAAAGGGATGACATGTGCTGTCCCcttgtctgtctctccatctgcCCTGCACTCCTATTAAGGCCAGTTCCATTAACCTGAGTCTGTAGGCTCCGAATGGGCAGAACAGGATCTCTAGCCAGCTCACAGTAGTCAGGGAGCACATTCAAAAGGGCAGATCCTGTGCCTGTTATGCTGATTTGCCGGTAGAATATTGCCAGCTTTTCTGGTGTTGGtggtgttgttttggccatacGTGTTCTCTGTGCTGGACTATTGTTGGTCTCACTGTCAATTTGTCTGTCCAGAGATCTGTGTGTGGCTGCTGCAGATATAAAattgatctggtgaccaacttctgGTTGCACCTTGCTGATGCTGCTTGGGATCTTCCAGTACGCCTCTGACCATGGCCTTCTCCTTTTAGCCGGACACAGGCATTGACCACGAAAGTGCAGGGCTCCAGTGTGGGTGCACGCCAGTCATCAAGACAGGTGCAGTGGGCTGAACAGACTTGCCCTGATAATGTTAAGATCACCCATGGAGTAAGAGGAGGCTCACTGAGTCACCGTGAATGCAGTAcctgttaaataaataaaggtaaataaattAGGGAAACAGTGAAAGGTATTTAAGACAGAAAGTGCCCACTTTTTTCTGAATTACAGTCTACACTTTAGATTAGATCTGTCTGCAGCCTCATCTGAATCTCATACACCTTGCATTTacactgttaatggctttaatctaaccaggataTTTACTTCttacaatcacacatttaactaccctaacCAACCccgaactggtttgtccactttgcagcccccaacacgcaacacaaaaacctggtacagtaagTGTGTCATTtggctaaaataaaattacaactaTCTTCTATTCGTAGATCTgtctaaaataataaatgcacaaaaattaaagagctctgaaatgtttagtcgcgcctctgtgaagttctgaaggcattgcccctggtaACTGATAGCGTCTCCTACCATCATGTCCGACCGACTCAGACCCcgcccaaatcaacccaaatcagCACGTGACTCCTCCCTCTCAATATAGTGTATGTAAGTTCAGTGCAGTTTATCAGCAACgagtggatgaaaacatccaacGTAAATAGCATGCCCCAGAGCCcgctgaaaattctgtcatcaacatattaaattaaatttaattaatgcatttagcagacgcttttatccaaagcgactaacagtgcattcaggctatcagtttttacccatcatgtgttcccggggaatcaaacccccaaccttgcgcttgatagcgctGTGCACAAGTGTATGAACATACGTTATTTTGGTGGGTTTCCAGTCAGTATCGAGTTGACTCCTGAGGTAAACCAAAATGTACTCCGTCTTGTTAATTTGCGATCTGGTGAAACTTCTTTTCctgaggagaagaaaacatcattTTTCGAGAAGAGCAACAGATTCAAGGCATGCCTTGTTAACTCAAAGACGCCACCTATCAGTAAGGTGTAAGACAACATACATTCAGGTATTAACAAAATAACTTTTGATGATGAGCTTCCAGTTCCTGTAAGAAAAACATTTACCAATCTAGTTACCATTGTTTCTTATAAAAATTGGGAaaacaaatttaacatttttctaaTAACATACagtaaaccaaaaattattcagacaccagatataatttttgataattatttaatagtgggtgcaggacactatagttcatttatgtgaGTATAgctaaataaagtaaactgtgacatcATACCCAAGACTTCTTCATACAGTGGAGTACcagtaaaactgataaaaaaaaaaaaaatggggccaaaaattattcagacactttgacctgaccatgttttgctttagtatttttatttaattgctaaTGTGATCTTTTTTACACCATATAACTttagcattgcttggtaattggtcaccAAAGTATTGATTGttgtataaatattgtaatacTGCAGTTGTCAGAtttttttggttgattgtaatccactACATACCTTTATATCAAAGTAgaaacattatcaagatgaatttgttctgacagttcttgtcatattttattaccaatttttaaattatagcaaataaactttgataaagaaatgttaaaggtttctaaatatttgtttatatcaataaatataataatttttataattaataatttttttttttattgtacacataattattacatatttatttattacacaatatgacacattttagtttatagtatttttattttttcttcagtttgGCACTAGAGCCATCAGTTTCTATTTTGTCTCAGAAAGCTGTCCGGA harbors:
- the LOC127956075 gene encoding uncharacterized protein LOC127956075, with translation MAESGDAALFKWTDEHTRVLIQWRVANEALFTGKRNAAIKGFEVFITEQRLEGKMSALQIKKKWENLKQKYKDLKCPQTGVSTEDGGVTAASWKWYSAMDEAIGGRPSITPPTLIASSGPDVAVTSPSSVRLERERVGRKRKDFEELIREMEEREAERERDAIEREERRWREMEEKEERKERERREHEKRLEQEAREREERRDREVRERERETKEREERFLQLLEIIAKK